aaatctcactgCTTAGTAGACTAATAGGATATTGATATTAACAATTGAATAGGTACCCtattatacttttaaatattagatggcaactctcttttatcatcaacagggaaaccactagttgaatcttgttttgattCGTACAAAATAGAGTGCAACAGGTGATGCAAGAGGTGTCTATGCCTAGCATTGCTAATGTCACCTCCAGTATTTTTAAGCCTAGGATCACTGGGCATTTCGATCTTAAGCAGAGTATGATCCAACTACTTCATGCAAATGGACAGTTTATGGGACTACCACACGAGGACCCCCAAAACATATTCTGAATTTTTTTGAGATTAGAGATACTAATATCACTAACGGGGTCATGTCCAATTATGTCAGGCTCACATTGTTCCATTTTTCTCTATTGGGAGAGGCCAAGAGGTGGTTAAAATCTGAGACATCTAACTCTATTGCATCATGAATGATTTTGCTCGCAAATTCTTGTCTAGGTTCTTTCCTTCTGGTAAAATCGCAAAGATAAGAAGTGAGACAGTTGCATTCAAACATACAGAAGGTGAATCACTTTATGTAGCTTGGAAACGATTCAAGGGGCTACTAAGAGACTGTCCATACCATAACCAAACCAACGAGGTACTGACTCACACCTTTATTGAAGATCTTCACCCTGAAACAAAAATAGTGGTAGATGAAGCAGCTGGTGTTCATGTATTGGAAAAGAGATTTGATGAGATTTATGTGCTGCTAAATAGGTTTTCCAAAAGAAACCCAAATTGGCAAGGGGAATCAGGTAGACACACTGTCCATAAAGTTGTCGGGGTACTTGAATTGGATGTTGTATCAACATTATCTATATAGGTAGCATATTTAGAAACTCAAATTAGTAAGATTAATGTGACTTAGAACCAAAAGCAGTTCCAACCAATGCAACAGGTTCAACCAGTACAACAGGTGCAAGTGTTTTGCGAAGTCTATGGCGAGGGCCATACCAATGATGCATGTCCAGCGAATCTAGAGTCAGTTTACTTTATGGGGAATACTAATAGAGGCCGAGATAATTAGAATCAATATATTAATACTTATAATCCAAATTAGAGGAACCACCCAAATTTCTCCTAGGGTGGAAATTAGGGTGCTCAGAATTAGTTCAAACCATAAAGTCAATATCATCAGTTTTGCCCACCACAAGCAGATCAGTCTGCAAATCTGATGGGTAATATTGAGGAGGTGCTCAAGAAGATTATGGCTACTAATCAGAATCAGGCTACTGTTATTCAAAATTTAGAGCGACAAATGGGGCAACTTGCCAGTGCCCAGAATACCAGACCAGCGAGAGCATTACCTAATCACAATGAGGCTAATCCTAAGGCTCCTATTAATTTTGTGTTACTGAGAAATGGGAGAGAATTAGAAAAAATCCCATCGAAGAAGATAAAGCAAGTGACTTTTAGTTAAAAATAGGCCATCACAGAAGTCGAATCAGACACTGCAAAGAAGTTAGAGAAGCCAGTTGAAGAGGCTGTGGTAAAGCAACCACAACAAATAGTTGCGAAGCCACCACCTCTGTTCCCTCAATGATTGCAGAAAGTGAAGGATAATGCAGCATACAAGAAGTTCCTTGATATTTTGAAACCGGTGCAGATGAATATCCCATTGGTGGACATTTTACAAGAAGTGCCAAAGTATGCAAAGCACATCAAGGAAATTGTGGCAAACAAGCGCAAGCTGACTGAATTTGAGACTGTAGCACTCACTAAGGAGTGTAGTTCCAGGATTAAAAATAAGTTTCCTCCTAAATTGAAGGACCTAGAAAGCTTcacaattcaaatttcaattGCGAAACATGTAGTCGGGCGAGCATTGTGTGATCTTGGGGAGAGCATAAACCTGATGTCATTTTCTGTGTTTCGACATCTAGGGTTAGAAGATCCTTGACCGACAATGATGGTGTTGCAACTGGCAGATAGATCCTTAGCCAGCCTCGAGGGGGGTCATTGAAAATGTGTTGGTCCAAGTGGGCACGTTCATATTCCCAGCTGATTTTACCATCTTGGATTACGAGCCTGATTAGGAAGTCCTATTTATTTTGGGGCGACCATTCCTAGCCACGGGCTGAGTAATTATTGATGTATGTGAAGGACAAATGACTATGAGAGTGGGTGACAAAGTAGAGGTTTCCAATGTATATCGAGCACTCAAATTGCTTGCACACTATGAAGATTTAGCCATGAACACAATTGTGGATGATGAATTGGCAAGCGTAATGTCTTACTTTTGGTGTCTGAAGATCCTCTAGGAAGAACTTTAattgacgaagaagaagaagaggatgatCTGGGGGAAGAAATTCTACAAGTTTTGAACATGATGTGCCAATATGTCAATGGGTTGAAGAAATTTGAGGAAACTGACAGGCCGTTGACATTGACACCGCCTAAGCCATCTATTGATGAGGCTCCAAAATTGGAGCTCAAGCCTTTACCCTCTTATCTGCGATACACTTACTTGGGTTCTTCAGAATCCTTACCAGTGATTATCTCGTCTTTATTGTCACATGTGCAAGAAGACAAGCTTTTTTTAGTTCTGAGGGAACACAATGGGGCTATCTGCTGGATTATTGTTAATATAAAGGGGACAGTCCGTCATTTTGGGTGCACAAAATATTCCTGGAGGATGGACATAGAACCAGTGTGCAATAGCAAAGACGATTAAATCCCATTATTAAGGACGTAGTAAAAAAAAGAGATTATCAAGTGGCTGGATGCTGGGATCATATTTCCTATTGCTAACAACAATTAGGTGAGTCCTGTGCAGTGCGTACCAAAAAACGGAGGCATGACAGTTGTGGAAAatgagcaaaatgagttgatACCTACCAGAACGATGACAGACTAGAGAGtatgcattgattacaggaaACTCAACAAAGCTATGCACAAGGACTACTTTCCTCTCCCTTTCATTAATCAGATATTGGACAAGCTAGCCGGGCATGAAaattattgctttcttgatggttAATCTGGTTTCAATCAGATAGTGATAACAccagaagatcaggaaaagactaaTTAACTTGTCCCAATGGAACCTTCTCCTTTAAAAGGATGACAttcgggttatgcaatgcactAGCAACTTTTCAATGGTGTATAATGTCTATTTTTACCGACATGATGGAGAAATTTGTGGAGCTTTTTTATGTATGATTTTTCAGTTTTCGGATCATCGTATGATAATTGTCTGAAGAACTTGGAGTTGGTACAAGCATGCTGTGAGGACACTAAtctggtgctcaattgggagaagtgccattttatggtccAAGAAGGTATTGTATTGGGACATCGAGTATCCAAGAAAGAAATTGAAGTCGAAGAGGCTAAGGTTGAGGCGATTGAAAAACTACCACCACCCATCTCTATTAAGGGCGCCCACAACTTCTTGGGACATACAAGTTTTTACAgacgtttcattaaagatttttcaaaaattactaaTCCCTTGTGCAGGTTGCTAGAAAAGGATGCCAcattcaagtttgatgatgcatgTCTGAAGGCATTCGAGGAGCTAAAATTGAAGTTGGTATATGTACCGGTCATTGTGGCACCTAACTTGAGTCtgccatttgagttgatgtgtgatGCGATTGACATAGTAATTGGACAGAGAAATAACAAAGTGTTTAATTCAATTTACTACACCAGCAATACCCTAACTGATGCATAATTTAATTACACCACGATGGAAAAAGATATATTGGCAGTTGTCTATGCTTTTGACAAGTTTCAGTCTAACTTAGTAGGAACGCATGTGATAGTTTACACGGATCATGAGGCGATTGGGTatttaatttctaaaaaaaatccAAGCCAAGACTGATTAGATGGGTACTTCTTTTGCAAGAAATTTGGCCTGAAAATTCGTGAACGGAAGGGCATAGAGAATCAGGTGGCTGACCATTTGTCAAGACTAGAAAATCATAAGCATATGGAAGAAGGAGGGGTGATATAGGAAACATTCCCAGATGAGCAACCTTTTACGCATGATCCACCACTATGGTATTCGAATCATGTAAATTTCATAGTGATCAGAGTAACTCCTCCATAAATTCTTCCTGAATAGAGGAAGCGATTACTACCTGATGTAAACTGTTATTTCTGGGATAAGCCATTCTTGTATCGGCAATGTGCTAACCAACTGATgagaagatgcattttgaaaaagGAGGTGGAGCAAATTTTGTATGATTGTAACTCCTCACCTCATGGGGGCATCATGGTGGTAATAGAACATCTGCAAAAGTTCTACAATCGGGGTTCTACTGGTCGACTCTGTTTAAAGATGCCCATTTGTGAAGAAGTGTGATTGATGTCATAGAACTAGAACTATCACTAGAAAGAATGAGATGCCGCTCATGAACATTCTTGAGGTGGagatttttgatgtttgggggatcgattttatgggaccattcccatcgTCTAGAGGGAACAAGTACATATTGTTAGCGGTGGATTACATGTCTaaatgggtggaggccattgcttTACCTACTAATGATGCGAAGTTGGTAGCTCATTTTGTCAAGGTACACATTTTTGCAATAGAATTTTGAACAACCTTCTAGCTAAATACGGGGTCAAGCATAAAGTTGCCACTGCATATCACCCTCAGACGAGTGAGCAAGCAGAGGTATCGAACAGAGAAATTAAGTAAATTTTGGAGAAAACGGTCAGTGCAAATAGGATAGATTGGGCTCCAaggttggatgacgctctatgggtgTATCGGACTACATATAAGACACCTATTGGGACCTCGCATTACAAGTTGATCGATGGAAAAGCATGTCACCTTCCAGTTGAATTAGAACACAAGACCTTTTGGGCCGTTAAAAAGCTCAATATGGATATAGAATTGGCCGGCGAGAAGAGATTGCTCCAAATTAATGAGCTGGATGAATTCAGGCTAAATTCATATGAgaatgccaagttatataaagaaaagaccataaggtggcatgacaagcacatAAAGCATCGCCATTTCGAGCCCGGTCAGTTGGTATTGATATTCAATTCCAGGTTGAAAATGTTTCCTAGAAAATTAAAGTCGAGATGGTCTGGACATTTTGAAGTAGTGCGTGTGACACTATACGGGGCTATAGAGTTAAGAGCGCCAAATTCCGAAAGGACATTCTTGGTCAATGGGAAATGAGTCAAGCGTTATTGAGGTGGTGACATGGATCGTCACAAGTCCTTGATTGCCTTAAAGGATGCTTAAGAATTTGAATCATCATACCAcgatgttaaatcaagcgcttcttgggaggcaacctaagcattttatttttgctttcatAGTTTACTAATTCTTTCTCCTTgtgtttttgtattttaaaattatttatttagtaGTAGTTCCTTAATCTTGTTTTATTTTGTAGGAGTTAATCTTTTGTTTGTAGGattattcaaaaacaaaaaaagaaagctCCATGTATGGGAAAACAGGGTGGATGCATTACGTCCCCCTTAGCACAAAAACATTAACGGGCCAACTGCTCAAGGTAGTGAAGTGTGGCCATCACGCCTGTGGCCGCATTCGAAAAAGGTTGGGGAAATTACATTTGAAGCGTCACGTCCAAGCTCGTGCGCCCTCAagtaagtcttttattttaaactTCAGGCACTTAAACACCAAATCCTTTTCCCACTCCCTTCTTCTCATACACACTTAAACCCGACGGAACCCCACAAATTCACACCACCACTGTCATCCTCCTTGCACGGGCGAAGAAGGTAAGAGACTCTTTACTTCTCTCTCTCTCACTGGTAGTGACATATACCCTCCCCTAAGTTCCCTAGGTTATGCTTAATTGATATCAATATTTTTACATGAAACTAAGAGGGAAACAGGAAATTCTTGAGGCTTTGATTATTCTCTATGAGTAATTATTGATGTTGCAAGATGATATACTAGAATTCTCTTCATCTCGTTAATTTTGGGAGGGTATTTGAATTACCCAAATGTTAGAAGAAACTAGTGAACACTATTGCACTCTACTTGTTCGACAAATTGCCTCTGAGGTAAATGTGCCGGCAAAGTCTGAGTAATCAAGCAACATTAGTAGATGCTAGTGAATAAGTGTGGGGTTGTTGGAGGGATTTTAGACTGCTTTATCGGCGTGATTGGAGCTACGGATGCCCGCTACTCGTTCAACTCTAGTTTTGAGGCATCTAATGGTAGTTAAGCTACTGAATAAC
This DNA window, taken from Nicotiana tabacum cultivar K326 chromosome 4, ASM71507v2, whole genome shotgun sequence, encodes the following:
- the LOC142180072 gene encoding putative mitochondrial protein AtMg00860 translates to MHKDYFPLPFINQILDKLAGHENYCFLDVFGSSYDNCLKNLELVQACCEDTNLVLNWEKCHFMVQEGIVLGHRVSKKEIEVEEAKVEAIEKLPPPISIKGAHNFLGHTSFYRRFIKDFSKITNPLCRLLEKDATFKFDDACLKAFEELKLKLVYVPVIVAPNLSLPFELMCDAIDIVIGQRNNKVFNSIYYTSNTLTDA